In one Magallana gigas chromosome 7, xbMagGiga1.1, whole genome shotgun sequence genomic region, the following are encoded:
- the LOC117684533 gene encoding uncharacterized protein, whose amino-acid sequence MATLKTTALVVVLFHFVLDIYGLSSDDTCRERLDNLEKLLANLNEKIENHQTDNTKVDAMFKIIQDENSYLKSRLKSLEEIVLTSNRRTEKLDAKIADLESSNWFLKSRLATANTNYRFDNKYSSTLLGNLKTDHSQKENTTIGSSTAHGNEMKIQRQTAMVKRKISQLENKPSASKEKRPPTGIRSTSFPDGAAFSAYVSVYETDISKDFTVHFDTIVTNIGNHYNKHTGAFTAPQHGVYVFTWNLYCNKGGYIHSQLVVNSNVVGAMFTSVGGATGVRSNTGIVVVEVNQGDVVFVRTHPTHGHIGNLYSNIAWRSSFNGWKLY is encoded by the exons ATGGCGACACTAAAGACGACAGCTCTTGTAGTTGTTCTCTTTCACTTTGTTCTGGATATCTATGGCTTGTCGTCAGACGACACTTGCAGAGAGAGGCTTGATAATCTGGAGAAACTATTGGCAAACCTAAACGAAAAAATCGAAAACCATCAAACGGACAACACCAAAGTAGACGCGatgttcaaaattattcaaGACGAAAATAGTTACCTGAAAAGTAGACTGAAATCTTTAGAAGAAATTGTTCTTACCTCGAACCGCCGGACGGAGAAACTTGATGCTAAGATTGCAGATTTAGAATCTTCAAACTGGTTTCTAAAATCCAGATTGGCAACTGCAAACACTAACTATAGGTTCGATAATAAATATTCGAGCACTTTACTTGGAAATCTGAAAACGGATCATTCACAGAAAGAAAACACGACTATCGGGTCATCAACAGCTCATGGCAATGAGATGAAGATACAACGCCAAACGGCAATGGTAAAACGCAAAATTAGCCAGTTGGAGAATAAACCGAGTGCATCGAAAGAAAAACGTCCCCCGACAG GAATACGGTCAACCTCATTCCCAGATGGTGCTGCATTTTCTGCATACGTGTCTGTCTATGAAACGGACATATCCAAGGATTTCACCGTTCACTTTGACACAATTGTAACAAACATCGGCAACCATTATAACAAACATACAGGAGCATTCACCGCGCCACAACACGGTGTTTACGTGTTTACATGGAATCTCTACTGTAACAAGGGAGGGTACATACATTCTCAGCTTGTTGTGAACTCTAATGTAGTTGGGGCTATGTTTACAAGCGTGGGGGGTGCTACTGGAGTGAGAAGTAATACAGGTATTGTGGTTGTTGAGGTTAACCAGGGCGATGTGGTATTTGTTCGTACTCACCCTACACATGGTCACATCGGAAATCTCTACAGTAACATAGCCTGGCGATCATCCTTTAATGGATGGAAACTGTACTGA
- the LOC136269819 gene encoding uncharacterized protein → MATIKTIALVVVLIHFVLDVYGLSSDDTCRERLDNLEKLLANLNEKFQNHQTENTKVDAMFKLIQEENSYLKSRLKSLEDIVLTSSRRTEKLEARIADLESSNWFLKSRLTTEKNYYRVNKGYSSTLLGNLKTDDSRKVNTTTGPSLTQGNEMEVHRKTAMVKRKISQLENKPSASNEKRLLTGIQSTSTPFPDGAAFSAYVSVSTTGLSNDFTIHFDTIITNIGHHYNKHTGAFTAPQHGVYVFTWNLYCSTGGHIYSQLVVNSNVVEAMYTSAEGASNTRSPTGTVVVEVNQGDVVFFRTHPTHGHIGNLRSDSKWRSSFNGWKLY, encoded by the exons ATGGCGACAATAAAGACAATAGCTCTTGTAGTTGTCCTCATCCACTTTGTTCTGGATGTCTATGGCTTGTCGTCAGACGACACTTGCAGAGAGAGGCTTGACAATCTAGAGAAACTATTGGCAAATCTAAATGAGAAATTCCAAAACCATCAAACAGAAAACACCAAAGTAGACGCGATGTTCAAACTTATTCAAGAGGAAAATAGTTACCTGAAAAGTAGACTGAAATCTTTAGAAGACATTGTTCTTACCTCTAGCCGCCGGACGGAGAAACTTGAAGCTAGGATTGCAGATTTAGAATCTTCTAACTGGTTTCTGAAATCCAGAttgacaacagaaaaaaattactataGGGTCAATAAAGGATATTCGAGTACTTTACTTGGTAATCTGAAAACGGATGATTCGAGGAAAGTAAACACGACTACCGGGCCATCATTAACTCAAGGCAATGAGATGGAGGTACATCGCAAAACGGCAATGGTAAAACGCAAAATTAGTCAGTTGGAGAATAAACCGAGTGCATCGAACGAAAAACGTCTCCTCACAG GAATCCAGTCAACCTCCACCCCATTCCCAGATGGCGCTGCATTTTCTGCATACGTGTCTGTCTCTACAACGGGCTTATCTAATGATTTTACCATTCACTTTGACACCATTATAACAAATATTGGCCACCATTATAACAAACATACAGGAGCATTCACCGCGCCACAACACGGTGTTTACGTATTTACGTGGAATCTCTACTGTAGCACGGGAGGGCACATATATTCTCAGCTTGTTGTGAACTCTAATGTAGTTGAGGCTATGTATACAAGCGCGGAGGGTGCTTCTAATACCAGAAGTCCTACAGGTACTGTGGTTGTCGAGGTTAACCAGGGcgatgttgttttttttcgtaCTCACCCTACACATGGTCACATCGGAAATCTCAGGAGTGACTCAAAATGGCGATCATCCTTTAATGGCTGGAAACTGtactaa